In Larimichthys crocea isolate SSNF chromosome VII, L_crocea_2.0, whole genome shotgun sequence, the genomic stretch AGTCTgactctcctccttcttccttaCACTGCTCATTCAGGTAAATGAACAGGATGCATGCTGAAGTTTTAGTAGTGACAAACgcaataaatacaaaatctgctgaataaaaataaagacacatgaGAATGAAAATAACCTGAGACCGCTTCTTTGGAAGATATCAAAGAAAGTCTGAATCACTGAGATGCCCTTATTGCATACAAGTTTTATAAATCATGTCTTTATGATAAGCTGATTACCTTATCCTTGACAGCAGCGCACAGTGAGGGTAGTAAAGGTGCAGGATTACGAGGTGATGGTCCATAAAGGGTTTGGCTCAGATAAGGTGGTTTGTGGGAGCGAGAGACAGAACCGGTGACTATAGGTCAACAGAAACTAGGTTTTTTTCTCATTGACATAAGGCTAGACCATATATTACATGCAAAACACTTGAATATGTagtcacaggtttttttttatttatgaatcatGAAGATTTTCCAGGAgcaaactttttgtttgtgtgttttcagtagtCTCTGTGCAGACAAGGTCATAAAAATATTGCGGCCCATGAAAGGCAACCATTTCAACCTTTAACCTGCTCCTCACTTAGTCATGCAGGATGTTTGCTAAGATCTGATGACTTTAAAACTGAACGTTATGTATGTTGGTTTTATGTTTGCTTTGTCATCATGTCCACCATTCTCCTGCAATTTTAGCCACTCTGATGAACATTATGTCGACGCTGTAACGCCAACAATCACAATGAAATGCCTCCCCGCAGAGGAGTGGCTCTATTAATGAAACCAATGTCATATGAACCATACCTGTGAGTGAAACTGCATGGGGTGACTGCTTCAGCAACTTCCCGTATCGCAATGCAAACCTCCATTCAGGGGAAACCATTAGAACAAACTGCTCTCGGGTGCAGCAAAGCAGACCGGACACCATCTTTTATGAACCAAGTCACCTCTAGGTGCCTCGTGCAAGGACAAAGCACAAACTGCATGCAAACTCTCACAGAGCAACATGTTATGAAGGAATAGaggaataaaaatgactttcaactgtttattttttgtctttatgtccAGTCTAATCTGTCAGTAGTTTCCCTTTAGTTCTGGGAAAACTTCCTCttgtattacattattacattttgatgTAAATAATTCTCCGTACCTCCGGTTCAAAATTGTTTATGAGAATGAATTTATTGGATTAGGTGAGTGAGTTTATCAGTTTAAATGAGTATTCCCTAAACCAAGCATTTGGATAAACCAAATTAGACAAAATTAGGTTAAAGTAAGCCAAAATAACCTGAGCTAAGATCATTTAAGCTAAGTTAACTCTAGACTAAACTAATCTAAACTGTGCAAATCTAAGTTAAAccaagctaaactaaactagacTATGCCAAAACAAGCTAAGCGAAACATGTAAGATAACTTGAGCTAAGATCActtaagctaaactaaactgaaaacTAATATAAATACTAATAATTCAAGGGTAGccaaacatatttaacatttagaacatttatttCCACGGCATGGTTTGATGGCTGTTGTTGATTTTGAGgtttttgtggctttttacacacaaataataataacacagaaGAGTGAGTTACATGCACCACAACGAACACATCTAGTAACCAGTCAAATCATTAACATCCAACTGATCAAGCGTGTGATTGTTGCCATCTCTAATGATGACACACTGGGGCTCTAATTCTAATTTTAGAAATCATTGTCAGGCCAAAGTAAGAAATCATGAACACAAAGAGAGCCATAAAGATGGAAGGCCGCtctgacaggaagagaaaggtTTCCCTCTTGTGGTAACAACATGGACGTGCATATAAACGCTGCCCTGTTTTAAATCCGTCCTGTAGCTCTGTGGttaaaaatatctcaacatggagccaaaataaataaaaaaatgtgacaacatCCAGTGTAGATGTGTAGAGCTGTGTGCAAGCATCTGAGCAGtacacagagaggagatgatACAAGCAGGTAATGCAAGGACGTGTTACGTCTCATATTTTAAGAATTATTTGACACTGAACGTAAAAAACAACCAGCACCACTGTGTTATAAAACAGATCTGTACATAAAAGAGCGTAAACATAAGCAAGATAATAAAGCCTTAACGTGCAATGATTAAAACTGTGCATTAAGGATCAGAATCTAATCGtggaaaacagcaaaacaagagTGGAAAAAACCTGAAGATAAGAACAGGCAGGACGAAAAGGCAGAAACATGTTGCACTGAATAATGGACAAGTATACCCAGTGAAAAGCTGGGTAACTCGTGTAAAGGTGTCATGGACAGAGCAAAGAGTTAGTTCAACTTTGAAGATTTAAGTCTTTTTCTTGGAGATCGGATTGAATTTTCCAGGAGAAGTGTTGCAGGAGTCGGGTCTAAGGGTACATTCAGTCAGGATCAGTCAGGATCTGACAGTGTGTGGTGGCTGCAGGGGGCATTTCAATTTGTGCTgtaccaatgacagtataaagaatggacagagaaTGAGTGATGTCAGCTACAGGTTCCCAAAGCGCTATTTTGGAGGTGAAAATATGTGGCGCTGAACGgcgccatgttggctgtactgcttcttctgagTCCCtgctaatttaaatataatcagcagacctgaggagGGCTCAATGAGTCAAACCCTGGGCCAtcacggcaaggactgagcctttgtacatgggacggatgctctaccaactgagctaaacaatgtttatttctgctgacattttaacatgggggcttatggagactgactcacctctggagccagcctcaagtggacgtttgaggagctgcaagtttttggcacttggatggtttcacttcacttcaaccACAGATGTTGCCActtgtgctgaacgtaacctctgtgaaacaatcagaaaataactctTTCATTTTGCGGATTATCCAACTTTTTCTGGCTaggcgctcgctcactctcattcactgtctatgtctcttaACCACTgttcgctttctctctctcaaaccatcagacacaaagcaaattaaacttctttgtgtccgtattttgcagcgtaaattgtgagccaaacaaagtcagaacataACAGGTAGAgcatcagagtttagtccatgaagcCACCGAGATGTTTCAAgctgtggaggagtttgaccCATCTGATCATCTGATCGACTGATCGGTGGCCACTGCGtgattttcccaaaagttgaagCCTTAGCCAAAACGCACTaccccactcaaatgaatggaaaaacctgcgtttcCACCTGTCTGAATGTATCCTTATTAGTCTCTGGCTCAGGATCCTTCTGAACAATATCTGTATTGATCCTCTTCAGATCCTCACTCATGTCCTTGGATGTAGAGTAGatgaacatattttcatttcaaggATTTTCATACAGTGAAGCTTTCAGTCTCcccagacaaacaaacaaaacatgcaacCTACACAGCACATCGTTCTGGCTGTTATTAACATATTCATGTGGCACtttcccccaccccccctttaTCGACATCCCTGATGTTTGAGTCTGAGTCATTTGCCTCCTTGTTATGCCAGTGTTAAGTCCGCCTACACTGGTCATCTCACAGTCTATGAGGTATCTGCAGAGCACAAACATTCACCACATCAATGAGGGCTACGCTCTGAACAAAACAGGAGTGTATTTTCAGCCTGAACCAAAACAACTGGGTCTGTTTGGTACAATTTAAGTTATTCATGACGACCATATGTGGAGCTGAATATAGTCATTTGTGAGCCTATGGATAAAAATATGTCGCACTAAAAGGATTAAGATTTGAATACTTGAGTATGATGGAAACTGAGCAGAACACCATAATAAAGTTGTAACTCTTTGTGTCAGTGGTTGGTTTTAATGCCTTAAACCTGCCTGAGAATATCCAGCTTAAATATCCATACAATCATGTGTGCTGTCGATATGTGATGGTGCTCTGACCATGAATTACAGCTCCGTGTGGGAAGACGGATGGAGGCAGCCCGAGGCTACAGTATGAATGCGAAGCAGCCAGGTATGTcgggggaggaggagacgcTGATGGGAAAAACAAGAGtgtaaaaacatcagtgaaGGTTTGGTGAAAAAGCTGACAAGCCTCTGACGCACTTGTGTTTAAATTGTGAGTGAACAAACACGTGAGACTGCTATGATACATCGTGTTTTTCACATTACTCAGTATGTCTGTGAAGCAGGCAGACTGATTTCTGGAATCatttttgagcttcaaagcttTGTAGAGATGGGAAATTTGCAGAAAGTGTACTCCGATATTTAGACAAAGTGTTCCTGTTAACTCCACAGGGTATCTTATTTCACCCACTTTGACCTCAGTCTGTCTCTAGAAATTATTCATTAGTCACTTGTCCTTTGATTTGTCTTCTTTCTCAGCACTGCTGGCTTTGCACGCTCTTACAGACATCACGTAACCTCAGCACAACCTGAAAACACGAGACAAGTGTCACTCAATACGCCTTCTGCTTTGGTCAATTAGAAAACAACATCAAATAGTGCAAAATATCTCTATGatagtcatatttcatggcaaaacctttatttatacagcttTTACAGGAAGTATTTATTGACAGGAATGGAATACAGTATTAATTAGGGTAtaacagaaaatatgtaaaatatggaataaactATCCTATTGTTGTCACAGCAAAAGAAAAGTTATAATGTATATATTACAGTGAAACTCTGGCAACCACAGATGccagtttttactgtaaaaacatatttcatggggttaaaacctttatttctaCAGCATTTTAGGAggatttatacagaataaagtagtattttatattagagactgttaatttaacagtaaaactctgtaaatgcattcatactgtaaaatatgaaataaaaaagctaACGTGAAACATGAAATCAGTTCATGTTAATGTTGTACTGCAGTCGAGATTTGAAGTAAAACACCAAAATCCTTTTTTCTATAATTACATCACATTGTAATGCATACCATTATCCTGCTGACACATTATCTCTGGACTGAATCTAAGGTCCaacttctgtctctgtttgtcgCCTGCAGCCATGAGCCACGTGTACACAAGTGTTCATGCTAACCAAACAATGAGTTCATCGTTATGAACGAAGGTTTGCTTATTTGGTGTAGCACTTTTGGACACTAGTTTGTGCAGCATTaatgggaaaacaaaacaaatgactcTATGAGGATTGGGATGATCCAACATAAAGGCAAAAACATGTATGACTTAACTTCCATAATGTTGGAGGACATGAGAGAAAGTCAAAACTGATGCTGCAGATGTCGAGATATCTTCACTTTTATCTCCATATAAAGCTGgagcctacatttcccataatgcaacttaaaggtctaatgtgtcagatttagggggctctatttacagaataaaatattcataaatatgttttcattattgtgtACTatcctgaaaataagaaccattttgtttttgttaccactTGTTGTtgccgctaaatcctacacacttgtCCTTTAAATCAGTGTATTATTGAAACTAGTGGCAACATCTGTGtctatgaagtgaagccaatgaagaagtgccaaaaactgcagttcctcaaacgtccacttgagccTGGgtacagaatgagtcagtctccataagcccccacgttaaaatgtccaatGTTTACAGGCtggtacaaaacacagttttggtctctatagcttatttcgcgttcatgacaactgaaaatcaatggatgaatagatggatgatTTTTAACTACCATGAACTAACTAAAGAATTTATTTTCATGGAGCATGAGTGTATCCCTCAGATGAGTGTCTTGGTGAGCCATATGGGTCACCAACACAACACTACAGCGACTGATGTCACGGTTACGTAGTTCGTACTCCTCATCTCTGAGTGAAGGTCTCACACTTGTTGCCATGGACTGTTTTTCATACCACTTGAGCCTCAGATACTCAGAgtaaacacacaataaatgcaacactacagactctacagtgTGCCTTGTAGCTGTAACACATAagaaaaagtaagtaaaaagtataaaagcaTCATTGTTCTTCTTTATAAACCATCATGATGGATTTCATAGGGTCTAAACTTGATTTGAATGAAAGCTTCTTGCCCAATATGAGTAATTTAAGGAAACATAAGGTACTGTTAACAGCTTGCTTTGTCTGACAACAGTCCAAAGCTAAAAGATATTCAAAAGAAAGCAGCAACTTCTCCAAGCGTATGAACTAAAATCTTTgaatttttgatatttttgctgAACAAAAGACTTAAAATGACAAGatctttggcaaaaaaaaaattcaatacaCCAAACAGAAATGACCAGTAGCTCATGGTGGCTAGATATTGCTGTGAAATAGCCTTCACCACTCTCGGCTTACTTATGCTACTGTTATACGCTGCAAATTAGCATTTGCCACCATGACGTAATTGTTGTGTGTGGACGATAGTCTGCTGTTTATTGTTACATAACCTTGATTTAAAAGAATGATCTGACAACTTGGTATACACACTTAAGTTTCATGTTGAGAGTTAGAGAATACTGATACCATTTTTAGccatacaaaacaaataatgtcaAACTACTTCCTTTAAgtgaacaataaataataaaaaagtgtcTTGGATGTAATTTCTGTCCATCAGCCAATGAATTAATCTCTTCTTTTGGTAAAATAAAAGACCACAGTGTAATAAGTCAacaattaatttttattttatcgaGTTTATACGATTTTGGTTCTGTAGCAACCTACTGGATAACTCTAATGAAGTGCAATTGTACTCAAGCCAGTTACAGTTGAGAGCAATGACAGGCACGTTTTGTGCAAATTTAACAGCATTGGAACGGCTCCTACATATACACAGCAAAAATACATGCCAGAGGAAAACAATACTAAATCAGTTTACATTGACAATAGTTAGGAAGACTTCCCGCGAACACAATCTAACACTTGAGAGATACACATTTCACCCATTGTTGGATTACGGGAGAGAAACAACTGAGTAAACATTCAGTCTGTGGACTAAATCCCTCCAATCTGCCCTCCCAAAGAACACGTTTCAACAGCATCCAAACTTTGTGCATTGCCATTTCAAACTAATCgtattgacaaaatgaaaaatcagtTTGCTAGACAAGAGATACACCTGTTTGAAGTTGCTTTAGAGTCCCAACTCTTCCCTGCATGTCTGGCAGTACACTCgcaatgcaaaaataaaaggatGGGCGGGGACAGGGGAGGTGATGCAACTTGAAGGTATCACAAGccacacaagacaacacagcCATCTGAAACACACGGGGTGTTAGTAGCCTTGGTAGAGTTGACTgcggatgtttttttgtttttttttctatatcaCCTTCctaacgctgctgctgctttatagCAATTACAGGGACAAGACACACATCGGCTCAGTCCAATATCTACATACTCAAAAGATAAATTATTTAGCTTCAAGATGTTTGATGACGGTTAAAGGAAATCGTGGTTACTATCTttgaaaacatgcagaaacacaagATTAAAATCTAGCTAGGTGAGTCTGGAGATAACCAGTCTGTAGTGTTATTTAGTCGGACATTACAGGCTAAGGTCTGTGTACGTATGTGAGCTTTATTTGCTCTGTCGTCCCTCACAGTGAAAATTTAAGAGCAAACTAAACATCCCTGGAAATGTTCGCACTTGGCTTGTGTTGGATGTTTTGACATCTTTTTCCTCAAAGTGGCTGCTTAAATTTCTATTGGGGGAGGGGGTTTTacttttaaatctaaatttgtATTCGCGTCTAGAGAAAACAACCCTTTTAAAATTATTACGACTGATGCAGTAATAAAGTGAAGTCATGCTGTATGTTCTCCCGGAGACTGAAGGAAGCCGTTTAACTATTTTTGCCCCGTTAACCAGCTTCTTTTCACGATCGCACGTTGAAAATCTGGATGATGAATTGTTACGCGGTATGATTTTTACCATCTAAACCGACAGATGGAGTCTCATAACAGAGTCACTTAAAAGGAAAGCAGATGCACCACTACATTCTACAGCTTTCCTTTATTATACAATCAAGGGCCACGTTGAGATCTTTTACAACCTAGAATTTAACAGCATCAACAAAAACTACTTCAGTTGCATTCAAATGGCAACTATTGAAAAGTAAACTTACTGTAACATACATATTAAATAGTGTATAGTCCATGCAATTGCGCACGGCCGGTTTTGCATCGTTATGGTATGTCGTTATTAGTGTATGGGACACGTCAGCCACCAGTGCATTTCCGATTTAGGTTCAGGGAGAAAATCTCCTCGACACCCATCAGAAACTTCTCAGCCAGACTTGAAGAGCAAGATGGCCACTTGGCCCAAGTAGAAGTAAATGAAGTGCTTCGTCTCGTGGGTGACGTAGCTGCCGAAGTTCCTTCCGACGATGCAGTGCCAGGTGGGGTTGTACTTCTTGTCAAACTCCTGAAAAAGAAGTCAAAAGAAGACGATTAGATCAGGAACAAATA encodes the following:
- the dynll2a gene encoding dynein, light chain, LC8-type 2a produces the protein MTDRKAVIKNADMSEDMQQDAVDCATQAMEKYNIEKDIAAYIKKEFDKKYNPTWHCIVGRNFGSYVTHETKHFIYFYLGQVAILLFKSG